One window from the genome of Cricetulus griseus strain 17A/GY chromosome 2, alternate assembly CriGri-PICRH-1.0, whole genome shotgun sequence encodes:
- the Mc5r gene encoding melanocortin receptor 5 — MNSFQLHSLNLTPNATEDNTLGPNAKNMSSACGDMGIAVEVFLTLGLIGLLENILVIGAIVKNKNLHSPMYFFVGSLAVADMLVSMSNAWETITIYLLNNKHLVIADTFVRHIDNVFDSMICISVVASMCSLLAIAVDRYITIFYALRYHHIMTARRSGVIIACIWTFCISCGIVFIIYYESKYVIICLISMFVTMLFFMVSLYIHMFLLARNHVKRIAACPRYNSVRQRTSMKGAITLTMLLGVFIVCWSPFFLHLILMISCPQNIYCSCFMSYFNMYLILIMCNSVIDPLIYAFRSQEMRRTFKDIICCHGFRLICRLCGTY; from the coding sequence ATGAACTCGTTTCAACTGCATTCCTTGAATCTTACCCCGAATGCCACGGAGGACAACACTTTAGGACCAAATGCCAAGAACATGTCTTCGGCCTGTGGGGACATGGGCATTGCTGTGGAAGTGTTCCTGACTCTGGGTCTCATCGGCCTCTTAGAGAACATCCTGGTCATTGGGGCcatagtgaaaaacaaaaacctgcacTCACCCATGTACTTCTTTGTGGGCAGCTTAGCAGTTGCTGACATGCTGGTGAGCATGTCCAATGCCTGGGAGACTATCACCATATACTTGCTAAATAATAAACACCTGGTGATAGCAGATACCTTTGTGCGTCACATTGACAATGTGTTTGACTCCATGATCTGCATTTCTGTTGTGGCCTCCATGTGCAGTTTGTTGGCCATTGCAGTGGACAGGTACATCACTATCTTCTACGCTTTGCGCTACCACCACATCATGACAGCAAGGCGCTCGGGGGTGATTATTGCATGCATATGGACTTTCTGCATAAGCTGTGGCATTGTTTTCATCATTTACTATGAGTCCAAGTATGTCATCATTTGCCTCATCTCCATGTTCGTCACCATGCTGTTCTTCATGGTCTCTCTGTATATACACATGTTCCTCTTGGCACGGAACCATGTCAAGCGCATAGCAGCTTGCCCCAGATAcaattctgtaaggcaaaggaccagCATGAAGGGTGCCATTACCCTCACCATGCTACTGGGGGTTTTCATTGTGTGCtggtctcccttcttccttcaccTTATCTTAATGATTTCATGCCCCCAGAACATCTATTGCTCTTGCTTTATGTCTTACTTCAACATGTACCTTATACTCATCATGTGCAATTCTGTGATCGATCCTCTGATATATGCCTTCCGCAGCCAAGAGATGCGGAGGACCTTTAAAGACATCATTTGCTGTCACGGCTTTAGACTAATTTGTAGGCTCTGTGGCACGTATTGA